CTACCAAAGATGCAGGGGCAGTGTCCCTTATGATGTTTTTGGGAGAAAAAATTTTCATACAATGTCTGACTCGTGAACTCTATAGGGTTGATAAGACCTGTAAAAGAGGTCATTATCTCGCCTGATTTTGAGTGTTTTGTAAAATGGTCAGAGTTTTATTTATAAATGGGTTCGTGAACTTTGCCATTTTTGCATGTTTATTTCATCCCTGTAAGCAGTTTTATAATCAGAAGTGTGCACTCAAAAACAAGTGCACTTTTCTTCTCTCTGCTAATCAAATCGAAGTTGCGCTGGGGTTGTGCCATGTTTCCATATTTTTTATCGCAGGAAAAAACCTGGAAAAATGGTCCCTCCCATCACATCGTTGTGAATTCTTTTTTGTCAAAACGAGGTGGTGCTAAGGCTTCGCCATTTTTCCATTTCCAATGGATTGGTAGCACAATAATTCCTTGGAAATTTTCCAAGTATTGAAGTTCAATCTGACTTCTGTTTGTGCGAATACTTTTGTGTAGCTTTGCCCCCCAGCTCGTTTTGTCATACTCTTGTCATTACTATCACATAATATTGCTTATAGAAAAGACAATTATTTGCCGCGAGCATGTCAAAGTATATTACTATATTTGGTAGTAATTGACGCGTGAATGATCCACTAAAACTATACCCCCCCAGCGTGGTTCTATGTAGCGAGGTGATGCGCTATGACGAGTGCGGTTCAAATCCAACCAATTCAAACCCCCTACGGCCCAGCTAAAATGCCACAAGAAGCAGTCGAGAAAATAAAGGTGTTGGAGGAGAAAGTGGGCGAAATCGTTGAAACGAAGCTAAATGCAAGCGATCTACTTGTTAGAGCACTTGATGAGAAGTTTGAAGACTTTGAAATTATCAGAGACGAAGAACTTCGCAATCTTGCCACAAGGCTGGGAGTTTCGATGAAAATGCTACTTTCTGCACTAAGAAGGTTAGGTGTAGTCTTTAGGTATAGGTTGAACAGTAGAGATGTTGTTTACGTATTGATAAAAGACATAGACACTGAGGAACTCTTTGCAGTCGCCCTCGCCCACGTCGAGTGGAAGAAAAAGAACGCAGGGGGTGAAGAGTGATGCTCCACGCGACCGCCGCCGCCCTCGAACTCGTCAAAGTCATAGCCAAGTCAAAAGCAGTAAAAGTCTTTGATGATTTTGACGAGCAAATAGGAGCACATGCGGTTGCGATTGTCAAGAAAGGAAGAGCAAGATACGTCCTCGTGCTGAAATCAATCGTGAATGCGGTTGTGGGTGAGTATTGGGGCGACTTCAGCGAACTACTTGACAAATTTACAGATACGATAAGGCTTGCGGGCAAGGAATACTACGTCTTTCCGGCAATTGTTGATGAAGACTTTGAGAGAGTTTTGAAAGAGGAAGAGAGAACCATCGTGGAGTGGGCGCCGAAGAGGGAGAAGAAAGTGAGAGATCATGAGGAAGAAGAAGAGAAAAGGATAATTGCGCTTTACGACGAACTCTTCGACCTCGCATTGCAGGATCCACGCCTCGCAGAGGAATTATTTGCACAAGGTTTGTTGTGAATAAAAACAGGGAGGTGAGGGGAGTGGTAACTGAACTAAAATCAGCAAGCGCTCAATATAAAACTATCGCAGAGTTCATCAAGTGGTTGTTTAGTGATATCCCTTCCTCCCCCCACTCGTTTTACATATTTTTCTCAAGGGGGAACGAAAAGTATTGGCGTGATTGGTCAGTGCCGCTAAAGATTGTGCTAGAGGACCCTGAAAGCATAGCAAAAGAAGTTTATGATTACAACAAGTGGGACGAGATAAATGTTTACGTTGCACCCAGGTTGTTTGTGAGTAATAAGTCAAAGGAGAAGCGCAACGTGTTTGGAATGTCAAATGTTGTCGTTGCAGACTTTGACAACAATGCAGTGCATGGGGAGAAAATTTTTGATAAGGACATAATGAGGTTCAATTTTGAGGTTGCAGAAGTTGTTGCAAGAGAGTTACAAAAATTAGGGTTAGTAGGATGGGTCGTCTGGACTGGTGGTGGGGTGCATATTATAATAAAACTAAAAATGAAGAAATTATAAAGCTCCAGCATGCCCTTGCTCGCTTTATTGAGATTGAGATTATTAGCAAAATTGAAGGAGCGGATCATTTTGAATATGACAAGAAAGTTGCATCAACAATAAATCAGGTCATTAGACTTCCTGGGTCAATAAACTACAAATATAGAACAGAAGATGGTAGGAAAGTACCAATCAGGACTGTAGTGCTTGCAAGGACAAGTTCTACTGTAGAATACGAGAAGTTCATTGAACTTATAAAAAACTATATTCAAGAGCAGAAGCTACCCAAGCACTCCTCTCCTCGGTTTGGCACTATCAAAATTGAAGAAGTGGATGTAGACGTTGCGTGCTTGACTCAAACTCTTTACGAGGCTTTGAAGGGGGTGTGGAGGCCCAAAAGAAGGCACGACTTGAGCCTCGCGGTTGCAGGGATCCTTCTGCGAAAAGGAGTCAAAAGAGATGTTGCTAAACAAGTTATTGAGAACCTTGTGATGATTTTTGATGAGGGTGATGAAATAGAAGATAGAGTTCGTGCAGTGCTTGACACATATAAGAAAGATCCATCTCAAATTGCAACATTTTACGTCCTCAAGGAGAGAATTGGGTTGAGTGAGGAGGCGGCGCGGGAAGTTATCAAAAACGTGCTGATTGCTATAGATAAGTGTGCTGAAAAGAAAAAGGCGGAACAAAAAATAACAACAACGAGAGGGGTGTTGAGGAGAAGGAGTGATCTAATTGATGAGGAAGATGAAATTAGCTCTTACGTCGCAGGATTGATTGCAAGAGCAATACATGAAGTTGTTCTTGAAGATAGAGAGATTCCGGTTGAAGATATCTGTGGCTCAATAAACTACATCCTGTTTAAATATTATAATGTTGTGGACTGTAGATTACTAAAACAATACTACAAGAGGGTTAGAGAACAATTAGAAAGCCTCGGCTGGGAAGGGATTTTTTGCGCTTGTGAAGACTCACAAGTCAATGAGAAAATTGTAAAGAAATTTGAAGAAATTGCAGACGAGTTTGGGAAGAAGCTTTATGATGCAATTGAGATAATCTCCCTCCGCCCCTCGCATCGTTTTGCTCTCGAGACGAATTTTTGCTGATAACCTCCATGAGAGCTACTACTACAAGTTAGTGTATGTGGAAAGACTTATTGAGCTTTCAAAGAAGCGAAATCTAACAGAGAACGAAGTGAAAAGAGCTCGTGAGCCTCACTCAGAAGCTTCTCGATACAAGAAGACTGTAAAAATTCTAACAGAGATTTACAAGCGCAGAAACTCTTTTGGTGGCAGTTTAGAAACATAGGAATATCATTGAGTATGCTGAAGGAGCAGGCACGATTGCTTCTTGAAGCTTACAAGGAGGCAGGACGGAGCATAACTGTTGATACTATGCATTCTTCAAAAGGGAGAGAAGCTGATATCGTTATTTTGGTTGATGATTTTCACATAAACTCCATTCAGTCAATGAAGAAACCCGTTTAGTGTATGTGGCTCTAACACGTGCTCGTAAGACAATAGTGTTTGCAAATTTATTCAAAAAGAACAAATATATCAAGCTAGCGGAAGAAGTTGCCCGAGAGGTTATTTCTGTTCGGATTCTTTGATTTTTATAATTCCTAAGTGTATATGTGAGGAACAACTTTATGTTTTGAACTCAACTTTCCGCGCACCTCCTATGTTCCACTATTGTATTGTATGGACACATGCATGCTCTCTGGCATGTAAATAAGATGTAAAACTGACAACAGGAAAGTGTTCCTGGGATCTTTACAGAGTCAAGAACAAAAAGAGATGTCAAAGAGCTCTTATCGCCAAGATTTATATAATGTTGAGAGGAAACAAACATAACCACTTACTCAAACTAGCTCAACGCTTCGCTTTCAATACCACTAGGTGTTCCGTTTCAATACCACTTGGTGAAGCGTTCTTTCTATTCCTGAAGAGCTTTCTGCTTTTTATTACATCAACGTAAGTTATGACATGCTCGAAACCTTCTTCTTCGAGATGTTCAGTAAAAATAATGTCATACGGTGGATCTATGCCTGAGAAGGATGCATTTCCGACAAATATAGCCAAGTAATCTGTTATCCTACTACCTAATCTTTCAAAAACTCCAAGGACAGAAGTGAAATATTTCTCATACACCCTGACGAGTTTTGGATTTTTCTTTTCAATTATATTATAGTACCTCTCATATGTTTTGGAATGAATCTCAATCGGCGGGATAGTCTTTTCATGTCGATAAGGTATTTCTAGCTTTGAAAGCTTGCGGATTTGTTTGTCGTCATAACCAAGCCAAGCAAGTTCAAGTTTGAAAGACCGGATATATTCATGCGCCATTCCATAAGGTGGAGAAGTAATAAGATGGTTTACTTCCCTATCAAGCTTGTAGTTTACAATATCAATATGACCCCTCGCGATACACGTTCCTCCCTTATAATAAGTTTTGAACTCTGCGCTTGCTTTGTAGACATTCCTAACTGACTTTTCAAAAAAGTCGAGAATAAGTTTATAAGGGTTTTCAGATTTCAACATCTTTTCAATTTCAATTCTTTTTTTCTTTGAGCGGAAAATTTTAGGAACTTGATCGTCTGCAAGCGAAAATCGTCTTGAAGTTTTGAAAAGAGCAATAAGTGTTAGTGGGTGTGGATTTTCATAGTAAATTCCCCATAGCTTCTCAAGAACTTCGAGAAACTCGGGAGGATACCATTCTTCAATCCTACTCCACTTAGGCTTGAAAATTGGTGCATTATTGAGCTGACGATACTGTGATATATCTGGGGGGGACTTTGGAAGATATGTTTTTGCCTCTAGGAGTGGTTCAATAATGGGATTTAGATCAAGACATAGTGCGTTCCTATTTGTTATAAGTGCCTCAACTCCAACAGTTCCAGAACCAGCAAAGGGATCAAGTAGCCAGTCTCCCTCTTTTGTATATTTCTCTATGAAAAAGCGAACTACTTGGGGAATGAATCGGGCTGGGTAATAATACATTCCATGAGATGCGTATGTTGTACTAAGGGCAGGATAAACATCCCTGAAAGAAATTTCAACTCGTCTATAATTCTTCATTTGATCACCTCTCCCTTACGAATTTTCACAAATTTATCTAACTTTCCTTGTCTTTTATTAGGGTTGCCTTGTTCTCGAATTTTCTGGAGTTTGTGGAGTTTCTTTCTGGTATTTGGATCAACACCAATTACATTGCAAATTTCCTCAAGATGCTCATAAACTATTCTTAGAATTAGCAGATCACGGATGTAGTTGAGCTTATCTCCCAGTGCACTAAAGGGTATTATATCATCTCTGCCTCTAATGTACGGTGAGATTTCTTTTGCCATTTCAGCACTACATTCTCTATAATTTTCAAGACACTCTGAGGAAGATAACTTTTTCTGTAGAGCTGGGGTAAGCTTCTCTTCGAAAATCATTGCGTTTGTCTTTCCATATTTCACTAGATTTTCAAGTTCAAGAGTTGCAATCGCATAAGAAAGCCATAGATCATCCCACATAGAGACAAGTTCAAGGTATTTAGAGTACTCTTCAATAATTTTATTGGTTATTTCAGAACTTATCTCATCTCTCTCACTGACCTCTGTTAGAATAGTACTTACAAGTTCCTTAGCTCCATAAAGGATACAAACCTTGAGTTTCTCTTTTAGTTCAACGACTTCTCCATTCTTTAGTTTCTCTTTTATTTCTTCTACTCTCTCCCTCTCAAGATCTATCATATCTAACAATTTATTTATTAGCGTTATTTTCTGTTGGGGAAGGGTACTACTCTCGGGTTTCACCCATACATAAATTATGTAAAGAATTTCTTTCTGAAGATCAGCACGGTAAAGATCGCGAAGAAGCTCAGCAAGAGAAGACTTCGCAGTAGCACCACCTGTGTCGTCACGAGACCTCATTTGTAATATAAGAACTTTATCACTAACCTCTGCTAATATATCTATATCATGTCTCTCAAGAATATCCTTCGCTAGTTTTTCGTTACAAAATACTTCCTTCAAAATTTCTATTTTTTTGCTTTTGGAGGGTGCAATGTGTAGTTTCACACCAACTTGATCACTTTCTAGGATTTTTGCAAGAATATTCTCGAGAGCTTTCCCTTGCCTCGCTTCAAATGATCTATGGACATATTGTTGGAAAGCAAATTGATAGAGGCTGTAAAGTGCAAGCTTGTCATATACCCCAGAAGAGACAAGGATCTCAGCTCTACCTAGACCAAAGGCGACTTTCTTCGTTTCATCAAGGTTGTCTTTATAATCCCTCAAGTGTACACCTCCATCAGTAAAAATAGCATCTATAAGGATAAGAGCAAGCTTCAAAGGACTTTGTAGGTTATTTATTATTTCAGTAAGGATATCTAAGTTTTTATTTTCATCATTGTCCCTACTATTATGCGCTTCTCTTTTTCTGTTACTCCTGGCCCTTATAACCTCAAGAGTCAGAAGTATACGAGGATAAAAACCGTCTTCTTGAGATACTTTTTTGAATGACATAATAATCACCCCCACGTAGTTACTACTCTTCGAGCTTTTATAAAAGGCGCGGTGTAAATAATTGGTTGGCTAAAACCTTTTTTTTCTTTTGTATGATTCTAAAGAGTATTGCTTGAGCTCTTCTAACCGAATCTATTACTTCTACGAATTTGTAAAACTACATCACAGTTGAATACATATTCTCTACAAAATTACCTGTTGATATAGTAAACAAACCCCTATAAGTTTCTATGAGAATACACTATATTCGAGGTGGACGCAGTGTCTGGGAAGATAAAATTTAGAAAAGAGGATGGAAGAGGTGAAATAGAAAACACTTTGGGGAGAGGATACTACCACACACGCACTATCTTCATGGAGAGGAATCCATTTCTCGGTACATATAAAGTAAACAAGTATCCATTATTGCTCATAAGCTTAGTTCCCCTTATCTTTGACCATCCATTTATACCTATGCTACTTGTGGGGCTAGTTCTCGCGACGATAAATGCTTATGGTCATTATCATAAGTCTAAGGCAACCCTCTAGGGCGCGATAACAGCAGGCTTTAGTCTGTACGTTGAGAACATTGCGGCTTTATATTTCCTTATATCTATCCTTTACTTGATTTATAATGTTTTCAAGAGCCCACTTTATCCTCTAGCCTTTCTGGTGTTGGATTATGCGCTTCCAAAGATATTTATGAGAATTTGGAGGTGGTTGAGATGATAATAGATGGATTTGGAAAAATTGGAGAAATGATTGCTGCATCGATAGTTATGTACCTTATTAGTGGTATACTTGGGATATTATGTTGGTTATATTTCATCCCGAAAGGAGAAGTCATAGCTCACTTTGGAGAATTTGCTGCGATTCCACGCATATTTGAACTCATGAAGAAAGCTGAGACACTTGATGAGAAAATTTACTACTACTATCAGCTCCTCAAGCTCGAGGCAAGGATGCCTTTAGTGATTGTAAAATTTGAGAATGCCAGCCAAAACACTAAAGAAGTTTCTGGAGAGAAGTTCAAGAAAAAGACTTTCAGAGGTATGCTAAAGAAATTCCTAATAGATTTGACTGTCAGCGATAAAGAGCCTGAAACCCCTGTTACATACTACTCCAACCTCGCGAAGCTAATTATTAGGAACACTAAGGCTAGTTCAAGCTCCCCAAAACTTACTCCAAGTGTACTCGAGTAATAGTATGCTTTATTGCCTTTTAGTCTAGTTTCTACATCCTAAATTTTATTTTCCAACTATAAGCTTGAAATATACCTCCCTTTCAAGCCAGTCAATGTATTGCCTCATTGCTTCAAGGGAGAGAGTGAACAGCGAAAGATAGTGGCGGGCAAGAACGGATCTAGGAACCCTACCCTGAATATAATCTACGACACTATCTTGAACTCCCAGGCGATAGAGAAAAGTCGCTTGTGTCTTTCGAAGTTTATGTCATTTGATATTCTCCCTCTTTGAGTAGTTGTTGAGAATATCTAGAGAAACCTTCACTTTCCTGTTTGCAAAGTATTTAGCCACCTCAATGGATAGGAAGCAGACAAAAGCTCTCTTTGTTTTTGTGTTTTTGTTTAGACTTACCCATGCCACTTTTCCTTCTGACTGAAAACCTTCAGACCTCAGCTTTTGGACTGCAAGAACAAGCTCACTCCTTCGGAGGCCACTCTCAAGCCCCAAGCGTATAAGGTAATGTAATCGCGGGTCTGATGTTTGTGTCCTTGAAAGGAGTTCAATAACTTCTTGCACGGTGAACACTGTAGTGTCCACGTGCTCGTTCTCCTTGAACTTGATACGCTTCTTGATATCATTTGCTGTGGTCTCGTCGAGGATTCCCTGTTCAACAAGGAAGTTTAGGAAGCTCCTCACTCCCCTGACTTCGTTTTTCGACCTCGCTTTGAATATATTCCAGCCTCCAGCAATTTTTCCTACGATGGAACAATACTGTCGAAATACTTTCTCCACCACCCTCGCTTTGAGCCAGCGACAGTATTCGGTGTGGTAAGTGTTTGCGAGTTGGGTGATGCGGGACGCCCAAATTTGCTGTTCGGATAAATCCCAGCTTCTTTCGGCGAATAGAGGGCTCAGCTTTCTCCAAGACCGACTGATAAGCGGGAGGTCCGGGGTTCGAAGCCCCGCGGGCCCACCAAAATACCTTGTAGGGATAAATTTTAGGAGCAAGCTTCTCCTAGTTAAAAAGTTCATAGGTCGGTTGTACTGCGTATGATGACCTCTCTTTATCATTGTCTAAAACGACCACCAAGGGCTCAAAATATCTTTAACTTCTTCAACAATTTTAAGCGTTTCATAGCTCGGTTGCCCATCATCTCTGGCCTCTTTTTCCTCATATCCCTTAACAAAAGCGGGAAAACCTTTCTTTAAACCAACATTATAGCCCCCTTCAAATATCATGCCGAGAGGATATCTTCTAAGGGAGG
This is a stretch of genomic DNA from Pyrococcus kukulkanii. It encodes these proteins:
- a CDS encoding DNA methyltransferase, producing the protein MKNYRRVEISFRDVYPALSTTYASHGMYYYPARFIPQVVRFFIEKYTKEGDWLLDPFAGSGTVGVEALITNRNALCLDLNPIIEPLLEAKTYLPKSPPDISQYRQLNNAPIFKPKWSRIEEWYPPEFLEVLEKLWGIYYENPHPLTLIALFKTSRRFSLADDQVPKIFRSKKKRIEIEKMLKSENPYKLILDFFEKSVRNVYKASAEFKTYYKGGTCIARGHIDIVNYKLDREVNHLITSPPYGMAHEYIRSFKLELAWLGYDDKQIRKLSKLEIPYRHEKTIPPIEIHSKTYERYYNIIEKKNPKLVRVYEKYFTSVLGVFERLGSRITDYLAIFVGNASFSGIDPPYDIIFTEHLEEEGFEHVITYVDVIKSRKLFRNRKNASPSGIETEHLVVLKAKR